In Phyllopteryx taeniolatus isolate TA_2022b chromosome 6, UOR_Ptae_1.2, whole genome shotgun sequence, one genomic interval encodes:
- the dync2i2 gene encoding WD repeat-containing protein 34 isoform X2, with protein sequence MFTDEAQVPVSIQSSWRKSQQTAQESRGCQTRAIHSAEAGVQTRSSVISSTQTELQDHVTTQFLQDPQNVLHLSGLKDFLHQVEVPVIRELVRNSKSHAFDGFQVNWEEHNKMVLCLHQLQHPRALERDLHVTSVSWSCTGAVIACAYGRMAEGDWSNDKSYVCTWNLDHGGLNTKQADLVIDVPTAVTSLCCHPKHPALMAGGLHSGEVVIWDTSQSTDPVLAQTGMSADSHREPVCQVTWVALQNKRDFGVLSACSGGRILLWTVSSEQGKLVLKAAFALVQQQVLSSRTSFKTPAAVSSEYHSVPLRAPAVFSFRPGSGPVHSIHCSPFHRNLFLSAGTDGLAHLHSLLQTNPLRSLRVSDTYVFKVQWSPTRPLLFAAATEQGEVKIFDLSRRSLRPAATIDPGGVGHAATCLAFNCQNTGLLAVGKTDGTVGVWKLSTDLTEQIPTESHLLEQIANQVAE encoded by the exons AGAGGTTGTCAAACCAGAGCCATTCACAGTGCTGAAGCAGGAGTACAGACTCGTTCCAGTGTCATCAGCAGTACACAGACAGAGCTCCAGGATCATGTAACGACCCAATTTCTCCAGGACCCCCAAAATGTGTTGCATTTGTCCGGCTTGAAGGACTTCCTACATCAGGTTGAAGTCCCAGTCATCCGAGAGCTGGTCAGAAATTCCAAGAGTCATGCTTTTGATGGCTTTCAGGTGAACTGGGAAGAACACAATAAGATG GTTTTGTGTCTTCACCAACTTCAACATCCTAGGGCACTCGAGCGAGATCTTCATGTAACAAGCGTGTCCTGGAGTTGTACTGGTGCAGTAATAGCCTGTGCTTATGGCAG GATGGCAGAAGGTGATTGGAGTAATGACAAGTCATATGTTTGCACATGGAACCTAGACCATGGAGGTCTGAACACCAAACAAGCTGATCTGGTCATTGATGTTCCTACTGCAGTGACATCTCTCTGTTGTCACCCCAAGCACCCCGCTCTCATGGCAG GTGGTCTGCACAGTGGGGAAGTGGTGATCTGGGACACCAGTCAGTCTACAGATCCAGTACTGGCACAAACTGGCATGTCTGCAGACAGCCACAGAGAGCCTGTTTGTCAG GTGACTTGGGTGGCCCTGCAGAATAAAAGAGACTTTGGTGTTCTAAGTGCATGCTCGGGAGGAAGGATTCTGCTGTGGACAGTGAGCTCGGAGCAAGGAAAACTTGTCCTGAAAGCAGCCTTTGCACTCGTGCAACAGCAGGTTCTTTCGAGCAGGACCAGCTTCAAG ACACCAGCCGCAGTCTCATCTGAATATCACAGTGTGCCACTGAGAGCCCCGGCCGTCTTCTCCTTTAGGCCTGGCAGCGGCCCCGTCCACTCCATACACTGCTCACCTTTTCACAG GAACCTGTTTTTGAGTGCGGGAACTGATGGCCTGGCTCATCTTCATTCCCTGCTGCAGACCAACCCACTGCGCTCACTTCGAGTGTCGGACACTTATGTTTTTAAGGTGCAGTGGTCTCCGACCAGGCCGCTGCTTTTTGCCGCAGCCACGGAACAAG GTGAGGTGAAAATATTCGATCTGAGTCGCAGATCCCTGAGACCAGCAGCCACAATTGACCCGGGAGGCGTTGGCCACGCTGCAACCTGTTTGGCCTTCAACTGTCAAAACACTGGCCTCCTTGCAGTGGGTAAAACAGACGGGACAGTTGGTGTTTGGAAGCTCAGCACTGATTTGACAGAGCAGATCCCCACAGAAAGCCATCTCCTGGAGCAGATAGCCAATCAAGTAGCAGAATGA
- the dync2i2 gene encoding WD repeat-containing protein 34 isoform X1: protein MFTDEAQVPVSIQSSWRKSQQTAQESRGCQTRAIHSAEAGVQTRSSVISSTQTELQDHVTTQFLQDPQNVLHLSGLKDFLHQVEVPVIRELVRNSKSHAFDGFQVNWEEHNKMVLCLHQLQHPRALERDLHVTSVSWSCTGAVIACAYGRMAEGDWSNDKSYVCTWNLDHGGLNTKQADLVIDVPTAVTSLCCHPKHPALMAGGLHSGEVVIWDTSQSTDPVLAQTGMSADSHREPVCQVTWVALQNKRDFGVLSACSGGRILLWTVSSEQGKLVLKAAFALVQQQVLSSRTSFKGQGTSTVGVTSLDLSPWDPDTFLVGSEGGLLLRCSLSSQTPAAVSSEYHSVPLRAPAVFSFRPGSGPVHSIHCSPFHRNLFLSAGTDGLAHLHSLLQTNPLRSLRVSDTYVFKVQWSPTRPLLFAAATEQGEVKIFDLSRRSLRPAATIDPGGVGHAATCLAFNCQNTGLLAVGKTDGTVGVWKLSTDLTEQIPTESHLLEQIANQVAE, encoded by the exons AGAGGTTGTCAAACCAGAGCCATTCACAGTGCTGAAGCAGGAGTACAGACTCGTTCCAGTGTCATCAGCAGTACACAGACAGAGCTCCAGGATCATGTAACGACCCAATTTCTCCAGGACCCCCAAAATGTGTTGCATTTGTCCGGCTTGAAGGACTTCCTACATCAGGTTGAAGTCCCAGTCATCCGAGAGCTGGTCAGAAATTCCAAGAGTCATGCTTTTGATGGCTTTCAGGTGAACTGGGAAGAACACAATAAGATG GTTTTGTGTCTTCACCAACTTCAACATCCTAGGGCACTCGAGCGAGATCTTCATGTAACAAGCGTGTCCTGGAGTTGTACTGGTGCAGTAATAGCCTGTGCTTATGGCAG GATGGCAGAAGGTGATTGGAGTAATGACAAGTCATATGTTTGCACATGGAACCTAGACCATGGAGGTCTGAACACCAAACAAGCTGATCTGGTCATTGATGTTCCTACTGCAGTGACATCTCTCTGTTGTCACCCCAAGCACCCCGCTCTCATGGCAG GTGGTCTGCACAGTGGGGAAGTGGTGATCTGGGACACCAGTCAGTCTACAGATCCAGTACTGGCACAAACTGGCATGTCTGCAGACAGCCACAGAGAGCCTGTTTGTCAG GTGACTTGGGTGGCCCTGCAGAATAAAAGAGACTTTGGTGTTCTAAGTGCATGCTCGGGAGGAAGGATTCTGCTGTGGACAGTGAGCTCGGAGCAAGGAAAACTTGTCCTGAAAGCAGCCTTTGCACTCGTGCAACAGCAGGTTCTTTCGAGCAGGACCAGCTTCAAG ggcCAAGGCACCAGCACTGTGGGTGTCACCTCCTTGGATCTGTCTCCATGGGACCCAGACACATTCTTAGTAGGCTCCGAGGGTGGCCTTCTGCTTAGGTGTTCCCTCTCCTCACAGACACCAGCCGCAGTCTCATCTGAATATCACAGTGTGCCACTGAGAGCCCCGGCCGTCTTCTCCTTTAGGCCTGGCAGCGGCCCCGTCCACTCCATACACTGCTCACCTTTTCACAG GAACCTGTTTTTGAGTGCGGGAACTGATGGCCTGGCTCATCTTCATTCCCTGCTGCAGACCAACCCACTGCGCTCACTTCGAGTGTCGGACACTTATGTTTTTAAGGTGCAGTGGTCTCCGACCAGGCCGCTGCTTTTTGCCGCAGCCACGGAACAAG GTGAGGTGAAAATATTCGATCTGAGTCGCAGATCCCTGAGACCAGCAGCCACAATTGACCCGGGAGGCGTTGGCCACGCTGCAACCTGTTTGGCCTTCAACTGTCAAAACACTGGCCTCCTTGCAGTGGGTAAAACAGACGGGACAGTTGGTGTTTGGAAGCTCAGCACTGATTTGACAGAGCAGATCCCCACAGAAAGCCATCTCCTGGAGCAGATAGCCAATCAAGTAGCAGAATGA